A genomic window from Silene latifolia isolate original U9 population chromosome 11, ASM4854445v1, whole genome shotgun sequence includes:
- the LOC141613643 gene encoding uncharacterized protein LOC141613643 produces the protein MATIMVPTRVKAMEAYKKTYEVKIRVLGKWIRDSDEQDVTKRIVYGMEFICIDSEGEVIQVTVANTLVRIFKPMMHEGKIYTISKFLTEKNIGKDRATFHKCRIVMQFTTRVKEVDGHEIPSQAFTFVSIEDIIHGNVKNEYYKYEEIKGYKKLCIDLMDEQKRRIKLTVWERYFLEIAKLQDQCKYMDEKPILVLKCVQRKEWFGNVSLSTTRGATKFELNPNIPQVEEFKNRIKAISNDAISGPIGEASKESNILAGSKIKSLASIKGTNKAGYYVTLVYIEEMNLSVHWYFNSCGKCLGKVTQEADQLWYCKKPGCKVENIGVPKAYPRFQLKVEASDGDQVRAQLMLWDSPISKIEGDKEAVPLEFREIMDREFIAKIMVDQEYNIRQKSICYKTTQLCGDKDVIAKWKELEECGKENVKTYDEEEIENTPISKLPQKRACLEDDGFEITEVGELSADQGSSSKATIPIKNIKIEK, from the exons ATGGCAACAATTATGGTACCAACGAGAGTGAAAGCGATGGAAGCATACAAAAAGACATATGAAGTCAAGATTCGGGTTCTTGGAAAATGGATTCGGGATTCGGATGAACAAGATGTTACGAAAAGAATAGTGTACGGAATGGAGTTCATTTGTATCGACAGTGAG GGTGAGGTTATTCAAGTTACTGTAGCAAACACACTTGTGCGGATTTTCAAACCAATGATGCACGAAGGAAAAATTTACACTATTTCGAAGTTTCTGACGGAAAAAAATATTGGAAAGGACAGAGCAACTTTTCACAAATGTAGGATTGTGATGCAATTTACAACAAGAGTGAAAGAAGTTGATGGGCACGAAATACCATCTCAAGCCTTCACATTCGTAAGCATCGAAGATATTATTCATGGGAATGTCAAAAATGAATACTACAAG TATGAAGAAATCAAGGGATACAAGAAATTGTGCATTGACCTAATGGACGAACA GAAAAGGAGAATAAAGCTAACGGTTTGGGAACGCTACTTTCTCGAGATAGCGAAGCTACAAGACCAATGCAAGTACATGGATGAGAAACCAATTTTGGTCCTCAAATGTGTCCAAAGGAAAGAATGGTTTG GTAACGTGTCGCTTTCAACAACAAGAGGGGCGACAAAATTTGAACTCAATCCAAATATTCCACAAGTAGAGGAGTTCAAAAACAG GATCAAGGCCATATCAAATGATGCTATTTCTGGTCCAATTGGGGAAGCATCCAAGGAAAGTAACATCCTCGCAggttcaaaaataaaatcattagCATCAATCAAAGGGACAAATAAG GCCGGATATTATGTGACATTAGTCTACATTGAAGAAATGAACTTATCTGTTCATTGGTATTTTAACTCATGCGGCAAATGCCTAGGAAAGGttactcaagaagctgatcaactaTGGTATTGCAAAAAACCCGGTTGTAAAGTAGAAAATATTGGGGTTCCCAAGGCATACCCAAG GTTCCAGCTAAAAGTAGAGGCAAGTGATGGGGATCAGGTTAGGGCGCAACTTATGTTGTGGGACTCTCCAATCTCTAAAATT GAAGGAGACAAAGAGGcggtgccccttgaatttcgtgAGATTATGGATCGTGAGTTCATCGCCAAAATCATGGTCGACCAAGAGTACAATATACGTCAAAAATCAATTTGCTACAAAACAACCCAATTGTGTGGCGACAAGGATGTGATAGCCAAATGGAAAGAACTAGAAGAATGCGGAAAG GAAAACGTGAAGACCTATGACGAGGAGGAGATAGAAAACACACCAATTAGCAAATTGCCTCAAAAGCGAGCATGCTTGGAAGATGACGGCTTCGAAATAACTGAAGTAGGAGAATTGTCAGCGGATCAAGGGTCATCAAGCAAAGCAACTATTCCAATCAAGAATATCAAAATCGAGAAGTAG